A portion of the Mytilus galloprovincialis chromosome 12, xbMytGall1.hap1.1, whole genome shotgun sequence genome contains these proteins:
- the LOC143054347 gene encoding uncharacterized protein LOC143054347, which yields MKRVKTLPFIVSSQPIKVEIRCCGCKSFINSDQLRLGVREYKSSSWFHYVCFWTNCYYRNHLRGVDGNTLAELVDGFIGISPSDKSRLLTDASSAPSIGRRKSGSKLEIPYEGSEADGDYELDDNTFDLTNLVCCSVTKVQTNLHVSIRKYFIPRGRTCAKPTKYGISLNCEQWNKLELQVADINSAIATTQKTLKDKEKEKDKKDCKDKNKLPGKEEFPDWILFSLSWKRRVGVFASGEVVVVDIREFSEEKAFSESDRGIRLKPDQWKQLQENINNINKSLRKLS from the exons ATGAAGCGTGTTAAAACTCTTCCATTTATTGTAAGCTCACAACCAATAAAAGTTGAAATTCGTTGTTGTGGATGCAAATCCTTTATCAATTCAGATCAACTCCGACTTGGTGTACGGGAATATAAATCTAGTTCCTGGTTTCATTATGTTTGTTTCTGGACAAATTGTTACTATAGAAACCATTTGCGGGGTGTTGATGGAAATACACTTGCTGAACTAGTGGACGGTTTCATTGGTATTTCTCCGAGTGATAAAAGTAGACTTCTCACCGATGCCAGCTCGGCACCCTCCATTGGTCGACGAAAATCTGGATCTAAATTAGAAATTCCTTATGAGGGTTCAGAAGCGGATGGTGATTATGAACTTGATGACAACACTTTCGATTTGACGAATTTAGTGTGTTGCTCTGTAACCAAAGTGCAGACGAACCTGCACGTGAGCATCCGGAAGTACTTTATTCCTAGAGGACGCACATGCGCGAAACCAACGAAGTACGGAATCAGTCTAAACTGTGAACAATGGAATAAATTAGAATTACAGGTAGCTGATATCAATAGTGCCATTGCTACTACACAGAAAACATTGAAAGATAAAGAAAAGGAGAAAGATAAAAAAGATtgcaaagataaaaataaattaccgGGAAAAGAAGAATTTCCAG acTGGATATTGTTTTCACTGTCATGGAAACGTCGTGTTGGTGTCTTCGCCTCCGGAGAAGTTGTGGTCGTTGATATTCGCGAGTTTTCGGAAGAAAAAGCCTTTTCCGAGTCGGACCGAGGTATTAGACTTAAACCAGATCAATGGAAACAACTACaggaaaatataaacaatataaacaagTCATTACGCAAGTTGTCTTGA